A region from the Pseudonocardia petroleophila genome encodes:
- a CDS encoding HD domain-containing protein produces the protein MEWAESTAEVFLSDALPRRWAHVQNVAARAGRLAPHLGEDGEILHVSAWLHDVGYAPPLAVSGFHPLDGALYLRTVDVPDRVVDLVALHSSASAEASALGLDGQMVGFVDERSLTRDLLWFVDMTIGPDGQCMDFEARMDDVRARYAPAHYVIQALDAGMAERRAAVARASEWIDSVGIADQV, from the coding sequence GTGGAGTGGGCCGAGTCGACGGCCGAGGTGTTCTTGAGCGATGCGTTGCCCCGGCGATGGGCGCACGTGCAGAACGTGGCCGCTCGGGCGGGCCGGCTGGCGCCCCACCTCGGCGAGGACGGCGAGATCCTGCACGTCTCTGCGTGGCTGCATGACGTCGGCTACGCGCCGCCTCTGGCAGTGAGCGGATTCCATCCCCTCGACGGCGCCCTCTACCTTCGGACCGTCGACGTCCCGGACCGCGTCGTTGACCTCGTCGCGCTGCACTCCTCCGCGTCCGCGGAAGCGTCGGCCCTGGGCCTCGACGGCCAGATGGTCGGCTTCGTCGACGAGCGCAGCCTGACCCGTGACCTGCTGTGGTTCGTGGACATGACGATCGGCCCGGACGGGCAGTGCATGGACTTCGAAGCGCGGATGGACGACGTCCGGGCCCGCTACGCCCCCGCCCACTACGTGATCCAGGCTCTCGACGCGGGGATGGCGGAGCGGCGGGCAGCGGTGGCGCGGGCTTCGGAGTGGATCGACAGCGTGGGGATTGCCGATCAGGTGTAG
- a CDS encoding replication initiator, which translates to MTVIDDQLSARLRSPGYPAWRAAVEQTGGCAAPIHLRGSSRVLGRDGAVLLERSGDALAPCGNRRESVCPACSDRYAADAFHLLRAGLAGDDTKNVPASVTDRPRAFLTLTAPSFGHVHTRKVTARGFVMPCRCGQRHHPDDPRIGCAVDPDTYDYIGAVLWQAHAGALWARFTTTLRRALAAELGVKARAFRDHARLSYAKVAEYQRRGLIHFHAVIRLDGPGGPADPCPTGLDDTTLRVAITTAAAAASLSITRPDGAAMTLGWGAQLDLRPVTPSAARQVENDAGEITDAALAGYIAKYATKGTGATNGADRPIRDLEHVRYLDLTPHHRAMIETAWLLGELKQYEALNLHRWAHMLGFRGHFLTKSQRYSVSFRTIRGERRLWRLREDLSALDQVEPIDPYTVVVVNDWVPVRFGHRDDGERELAAAIAERNRSHRRATRRTT; encoded by the coding sequence ATGACCGTCATCGACGACCAGCTCAGCGCCCGGCTGCGGTCCCCGGGCTACCCGGCCTGGCGGGCCGCGGTCGAGCAGACCGGCGGATGCGCCGCACCCATCCACCTCCGCGGCTCCTCCCGCGTCCTCGGCCGAGACGGGGCGGTCCTGCTCGAACGCTCCGGCGACGCCCTCGCGCCCTGCGGGAACCGCCGCGAGTCCGTCTGCCCGGCCTGCTCGGACCGCTACGCCGCCGACGCCTTCCACCTCCTGCGCGCCGGGCTCGCCGGAGACGACACCAAGAACGTCCCGGCGAGCGTGACGGACCGGCCGCGGGCGTTCCTCACTCTCACCGCGCCCTCTTTCGGGCACGTCCACACCAGGAAGGTCACCGCCCGCGGGTTCGTGATGCCCTGCCGGTGCGGGCAGCGCCATCATCCCGACGACCCTCGCATCGGCTGCGCCGTCGACCCCGACACCTACGACTACATCGGGGCTGTGCTCTGGCAGGCGCATGCCGGGGCGCTGTGGGCGCGGTTCACCACCACGCTGCGCCGCGCCCTGGCCGCCGAGCTCGGCGTCAAAGCGCGCGCGTTCCGCGACCACGCCCGGCTGTCCTACGCCAAGGTCGCCGAGTACCAACGCCGCGGCCTGATCCACTTCCACGCCGTCATCCGCCTCGACGGACCCGGAGGGCCGGCCGACCCCTGCCCGACCGGACTCGACGACACCACACTGCGTGTAGCCATCACCACCGCGGCGGCGGCCGCCTCGCTGAGCATCACCCGACCCGACGGGGCGGCGATGACGCTTGGCTGGGGTGCACAGCTCGACCTCCGCCCGGTCACCCCGTCCGCGGCCCGGCAGGTCGAGAACGACGCGGGCGAGATCACCGACGCGGCGTTGGCCGGCTACATCGCCAAGTACGCCACCAAGGGCACCGGCGCCACCAACGGGGCCGACCGCCCGATCCGCGACCTCGAGCACGTGCGGTACCTCGACCTCACCCCGCACCACCGGGCGATGATCGAGACGGCGTGGCTGCTCGGCGAGCTGAAGCAGTACGAGGCGCTGAACCTGCACCGCTGGGCCCACATGCTCGGCTTCCGCGGCCACTTCCTCACGAAGTCGCAGCGGTACAGCGTCAGCTTCCGGACGATCCGCGGCGAGCGCCGGCTCTGGCGACTCCGGGAGGACCTGTCCGCGCTCGACCAGGTCGAGCCGATCGACCCCTACACCGTCGTGGTCGTCAACGACTGGGTGCCGGTCCGGTTCGGGCACCGCGACGACGGCGAACGCGAGCTGGCGGCCGCCATCGCAGAACGCAACCGATCACACCGACGCGCGACCAGGAGGACGACATGA
- a CDS encoding DUF5677 domain-containing protein, translating into MVSEDASFHGPEHVTDLRNLLDELITRWREGPIEATTPRGKLWTLSRAKLIGGLASSAHRLGHAVALLSDQGMHVETAPTARSVLEHGVTVQWLLAYGDEAVWGVLNEEQRQRRNTVATLKNLGSWQSHAEAQQLIDLVSAEPRYNKSMSDDPARKFNEMCSDLDRGGDCYMQFRVLSSLVHPGIPLAERYIERHEPPEIAIEPRPVTDPIMFLYPTCIGLIWAARAMDTIDSKHPSREWLRGQARRLDIPVELKLSEAGIKRRQQDQRARRLAKHAARQDKAAETTHNGRPPPPLR; encoded by the coding sequence ATGGTGAGTGAGGACGCTAGCTTCCACGGACCTGAGCACGTCACCGACCTCCGCAACCTGCTCGATGAATTGATCACACGGTGGCGCGAAGGGCCGATCGAGGCGACCACGCCGCGCGGAAAGTTGTGGACTCTCTCCCGGGCGAAGCTGATCGGCGGGCTGGCTTCCAGCGCTCATCGCTTAGGTCACGCGGTTGCGCTCCTTAGCGACCAAGGCATGCACGTCGAGACGGCACCGACGGCTCGATCCGTGCTGGAGCATGGCGTCACTGTTCAATGGTTGCTCGCCTACGGCGATGAGGCCGTCTGGGGCGTGCTGAACGAGGAACAGCGGCAACGCCGCAACACGGTGGCCACCCTGAAGAATCTTGGTTCGTGGCAGAGCCACGCGGAGGCTCAGCAACTGATTGACCTCGTTAGCGCGGAACCGCGTTACAACAAATCCATGTCCGACGACCCTGCACGCAAGTTCAATGAGATGTGCAGCGACCTGGACCGAGGCGGTGACTGCTACATGCAGTTCCGGGTTCTCTCTTCCCTTGTGCATCCCGGAATTCCACTAGCGGAGCGCTACATAGAGCGGCACGAGCCGCCGGAGATTGCAATCGAACCGCGGCCGGTCACCGACCCGATCATGTTTCTTTACCCCACCTGTATCGGCCTGATCTGGGCAGCACGCGCGATGGACACAATTGATTCCAAACACCCGAGCCGCGAGTGGCTGCGCGGACAGGCCCGCCGCCTGGACATCCCTGTCGAGCTGAAGCTGAGCGAAGCCGGCATTAAACGACGTCAACAAGATCAGCGGGCGCGACGTCTTGCGAAACATGCGGCGCGACAGGACAAGGCGGCCGAGACGACACACAATGGACGGCCTCCACCTCCCCTGCGCTGA
- a CDS encoding TIR domain-containing protein, with protein MAPRAFVSFEMEDRWARDFLVQQAKDKNNDISFVDYSVQDPFDSSWKTECKLRIARTKGTIVLVGPTTYKSEAVLWEIAETVRQGHYIFGIQINRDKTHSIPAGLPAKNVVRWDFDQIIKWLSTWV; from the coding sequence ATGGCCCCCCGTGCGTTTGTCAGTTTTGAGATGGAAGATCGATGGGCAAGGGACTTCCTTGTGCAGCAAGCTAAAGACAAGAACAACGACATCTCGTTCGTGGATTACTCTGTTCAAGATCCGTTCGATAGTTCATGGAAGACAGAGTGTAAGCTGCGTATTGCGCGAACGAAGGGGACGATCGTCCTTGTCGGACCTACGACGTACAAGTCTGAGGCGGTCCTATGGGAGATTGCCGAGACTGTTCGGCAAGGCCACTACATCTTTGGCATTCAGATAAACAGAGACAAGACACATAGCATCCCCGCTGGACTTCCCGCTAAGAATGTGGTCCGTTGGGACTTCGATCAGATCATCAAGTGGCTCTCGACTTGGGTTTGA
- a CDS encoding DUF2510 domain-containing protein produces the protein MIRKMTSISTLGLVDFRSDKERTARYTRQTRNATRAQVAQNMQALELQREQLAQAHVHHVEAQAQRIAPVNAQAYLAPPPPMPPAGWYPDQDSGVQRWWDGGRWTEHTQPLQPGGRPPALSNQLSDNRAVQPYRPADGHGRW, from the coding sequence ATGATCCGCAAGATGACCAGCATCAGCACGCTTGGGCTGGTGGACTTCCGCTCCGACAAGGAGCGCACCGCGCGGTACACCCGCCAGACCCGCAACGCGACGCGAGCCCAGGTCGCCCAGAACATGCAGGCGCTGGAGCTCCAACGCGAGCAGCTGGCCCAGGCGCACGTGCACCACGTCGAGGCCCAGGCGCAGCGCATCGCCCCTGTCAACGCGCAGGCGTACCTCGCCCCTCCCCCGCCGATGCCGCCGGCCGGCTGGTACCCGGACCAGGACTCCGGGGTGCAACGCTGGTGGGACGGCGGCCGCTGGACCGAGCACACGCAGCCGCTGCAGCCTGGGGGCCGGCCTCCGGCGCTGAGTAACCAACTGAGTGACAACCGGGCAGTACAGCCGTACCGCCCGGCGGACGGCCACGGACGCTGGTAG
- a CDS encoding DUF7701 domain-containing protein: MNYIDQLAYEIREQVPRKDLPDESSLPLFRIYAVLLLAKGGRVDARDVHNAWVAWSNDVNPGHASSVPFEELSRDVALEDMPYVRAIHEVAARVERNL; the protein is encoded by the coding sequence TTGAACTACATCGACCAGCTCGCTTATGAGATACGCGAACAGGTCCCACGCAAAGATCTTCCAGACGAGAGCTCTCTTCCGCTCTTTCGGATCTATGCCGTGCTATTGCTTGCCAAGGGCGGCAGGGTGGATGCTCGCGACGTGCACAATGCCTGGGTTGCGTGGAGCAATGACGTGAATCCAGGCCATGCTTCCTCGGTGCCATTCGAAGAACTGTCCAGGGATGTCGCGTTGGAGGACATGCCGTACGTCCGGGCCATCCATGAGGTGGCCGCAAGGGTGGAGCGCAATCTGTGA
- a CDS encoding GyrI-like domain-containing protein produces the protein MDGTVDLKRELPCYRARRDAPQVVDVPDLQYLMIDGHGDPNTSVYADAVAALYPLAYALKSAARAELGRDHVVMPLEGLWWAQDMDAFTTARDKSRWDWTLLILQPDWITAGMVGDAVGRLGSGRRRPERLADVRLETLSEGRCVQALHVGAYDDEAGLLRRVHEEFLPGRGLVPAGRHHEIYLSDPRRVEPARRRTILRQPVRELVDDRR, from the coding sequence GTGGACGGCACGGTCGACCTCAAGCGCGAGCTGCCCTGCTACCGCGCGCGGCGGGACGCGCCGCAGGTCGTCGACGTGCCGGACCTGCAGTACCTGATGATCGACGGCCACGGCGACCCGAACACGTCCGTCTACGCCGACGCCGTCGCCGCGCTCTACCCGCTCGCCTACGCGCTGAAGTCCGCCGCGCGGGCCGAGCTCGGCCGCGACCACGTCGTGATGCCGCTGGAGGGGCTGTGGTGGGCGCAGGACATGGACGCCTTCACCACCGCACGGGACAAGAGCCGGTGGGACTGGACGCTGCTGATCCTGCAGCCCGACTGGATCACCGCCGGGATGGTCGGCGACGCCGTCGGGCGGCTGGGATCCGGGAGGCGCCGCCCCGAGCGGCTCGCCGACGTCCGGCTGGAGACGCTGTCGGAGGGACGCTGCGTGCAGGCGCTGCACGTGGGGGCCTACGACGACGAGGCCGGGCTCCTGAGGCGCGTCCACGAGGAGTTCCTCCCCGGCCGAGGGCTCGTCCCGGCCGGTCGGCACCACGAGATCTACCTCAGCGACCCGCGGCGGGTCGAGCCGGCCAGGCGACGGACGATCCTGCGGCAGCCGGTGCGGGAGCTCGTCGACGATCGCCGGTAG
- a CDS encoding FtsK/SpoIIIE domain-containing protein codes for MTARNIPFANHPADRGVRGATRSTGTEIRALVWLLRHPAFALIPVLGIWAVALWGATAVASGLGGLLAGFLIWWRAHPPTYDRWIAPRIRTIWRRWTAYRGRRWRGVLTDCDLTRENRRTGQILCPRVLRVRAVTPSIDTLSVRTVRGQDPATFTEKMPALADALGAHRVAVTRARPGVLSMVVERRMPFPNVIDAAPIPAASDLVDLRALDVGDNERGEPFTIRVRGKHLLVVGASGAGKGSLLWNPMRAMGPMIRDGLVRVWTIDLKGGTETDRGAALFHRWATTFDDALDLLGDFRDSMIARQAWMREHKIRTCQISRDTPVELLVIDELAMLTAYGDRSGVREALRLLAEILTQGRAADHTVMGYVQEPSKDVVDVRDLFTTRICLGVTAASHVDMALGDGARDRGALADQIPGDEAHAGIGFVIDSRSRLPVRFRAGYVTDDEIDELATRCAPRGLDVPAPRSPGDVLPFPTHTTHGPAGEETAS; via the coding sequence ATGACTGCACGCAACATCCCGTTCGCGAACCACCCGGCCGACCGCGGAGTCCGTGGCGCCACCCGTTCCACCGGCACCGAGATCCGCGCCCTGGTCTGGCTGCTCCGCCACCCCGCCTTCGCCCTGATCCCCGTCCTCGGCATCTGGGCCGTGGCGCTGTGGGGTGCCACCGCCGTCGCCTCCGGCCTGGGCGGGCTGCTCGCCGGATTCCTGATCTGGTGGCGTGCCCACCCGCCCACCTACGACCGCTGGATCGCCCCCCGCATCCGCACCATCTGGCGACGCTGGACCGCCTACCGGGGCCGGCGCTGGCGCGGCGTCCTCACCGACTGCGACCTGACCCGGGAGAACCGCCGCACCGGCCAGATCCTCTGCCCGCGGGTGCTGCGGGTCCGGGCAGTGACACCGTCGATCGACACCCTGAGCGTCCGCACCGTCCGTGGGCAGGACCCGGCCACCTTCACCGAGAAGATGCCCGCCCTCGCCGACGCCCTCGGCGCCCACCGGGTCGCAGTCACCCGCGCCCGCCCCGGCGTCCTGTCGATGGTCGTGGAGCGGCGGATGCCGTTCCCGAACGTCATCGACGCCGCCCCGATCCCGGCCGCCTCCGATCTCGTCGACCTCCGCGCCCTGGATGTCGGGGACAACGAACGCGGCGAGCCGTTCACCATCCGTGTCCGGGGCAAGCACCTGCTCGTCGTCGGCGCGTCCGGCGCGGGCAAGGGCTCGCTGCTGTGGAACCCGATGCGGGCGATGGGTCCGATGATCCGCGACGGCCTCGTTCGGGTCTGGACGATCGACCTCAAGGGCGGCACCGAGACCGACCGCGGCGCGGCGCTGTTCCACCGCTGGGCCACCACCTTCGACGACGCCCTGGACCTGCTCGGCGACTTCCGCGACTCGATGATCGCCCGGCAGGCGTGGATGCGCGAACACAAGATCCGCACCTGCCAGATCAGCCGGGACACCCCGGTCGAGCTGCTGGTCATCGACGAACTCGCCATGCTCACCGCCTACGGCGACCGCAGCGGCGTCCGCGAAGCCCTGCGCCTGCTCGCGGAGATCCTGACCCAGGGCCGGGCCGCGGACCACACCGTCATGGGCTACGTGCAGGAACCATCCAAGGACGTCGTCGACGTCCGGGACCTGTTCACCACCCGGATCTGCCTCGGCGTCACCGCCGCCAGCCACGTCGATATGGCACTGGGCGACGGAGCCCGCGACCGGGGCGCGCTGGCCGACCAGATCCCCGGCGACGAGGCCCACGCCGGGATCGGGTTCGTCATCGACTCACGTTCCCGGTTGCCGGTGCGGTTCCGGGCCGGCTACGTCACCGACGACGAGATCGACGAACTCGCCACCCGCTGCGCACCCCGCGGCCTCGACGTCCCGGCCCCGCGCAGCCCCGGCGACGTCCTGCCCTTCCCCACCCACACCACCCACGGCCCGGCCGGAGAAGAGACCGCGTCATGA
- a CDS encoding RipA family octameric membrane protein: MTGPGPLDANLFPNGLPQSEKEMDRLFELYKLMVASSEALVARRQGLNTFFLTVNGAIVTVAGLILTNGRDARLQAVAMLALTLTGGILSTAWRTLIVSFGQLNTGKFAVINRIEQLFPAAIFLAEWKALGEGRQPKRYRTFTSREVWTPWAFIAVYAVASSVEILIATGVIVLP; this comes from the coding sequence GTGACCGGCCCCGGCCCGTTAGACGCAAATCTGTTTCCTAACGGCCTGCCTCAGTCGGAGAAAGAAATGGATCGACTCTTTGAGCTGTACAAACTAATGGTTGCCAGTTCTGAGGCGCTCGTTGCTCGTCGGCAAGGTCTCAACACGTTCTTTCTGACTGTTAATGGGGCAATTGTGACGGTGGCCGGGCTTATTCTGACCAATGGAAGAGACGCGCGACTGCAAGCGGTAGCGATGCTGGCGCTCACTCTGACTGGTGGAATTCTGTCGACGGCGTGGCGCACTCTGATCGTATCGTTCGGTCAGCTCAATACTGGTAAGTTCGCCGTAATCAACCGAATCGAGCAGCTGTTCCCTGCCGCGATCTTTCTGGCTGAATGGAAGGCGCTTGGAGAGGGTCGCCAACCGAAGCGGTACCGCACGTTCACGTCACGCGAGGTGTGGACTCCGTGGGCATTCATTGCCGTATACGCTGTAGCGTCCAGTGTGGAGATTCTCATTGCCACTGGCGTGATTGTGCTGCCGTAG
- a CDS encoding helix-turn-helix domain-containing protein, which yields MANERLRDAILAAGLTYEQVAKEAGVDPKTVERWSLQTGRKPYARHRRAIAALLDQSESWLWPSAVPPERQASIATSEIVTAYPHRNAIPSDLWERLLHATDDRIDILVHSGLFLVERPDFIRTIAEKADAGVTIRIAFGDPDSDAVTLRSAEEKLGDGVLAMRIKYGLAAYTPLVGTPGVEFRFHGTTLYNSIFRFDDEMIVNNHVYGVPGAHAPSLHLRKLGAGDLFSTYAKSFTDVWALSRPAAW from the coding sequence GTGGCGAACGAGCGACTGCGGGACGCGATCCTGGCCGCGGGTCTCACCTACGAGCAGGTCGCCAAGGAAGCCGGCGTGGACCCCAAGACCGTCGAGCGCTGGAGCCTGCAGACGGGCCGCAAGCCCTACGCCCGGCACCGCCGCGCCATCGCAGCTTTGCTCGACCAGTCGGAGTCCTGGCTGTGGCCCTCAGCCGTCCCGCCGGAGCGCCAAGCGAGCATCGCCACGTCGGAGATCGTCACCGCCTACCCCCACCGCAACGCCATCCCGTCCGACCTGTGGGAACGCCTGCTGCACGCCACCGACGACCGCATCGACATCCTCGTCCACTCCGGACTGTTCCTCGTCGAGCGCCCCGACTTCATCCGCACCATCGCCGAGAAGGCCGACGCCGGGGTGACCATCCGCATCGCATTCGGAGACCCCGACTCCGACGCCGTCACCCTGCGCAGCGCGGAGGAGAAGCTGGGCGACGGAGTGCTGGCCATGCGGATCAAGTACGGCCTGGCCGCCTACACCCCGCTCGTCGGGACGCCCGGGGTCGAGTTCCGCTTCCACGGGACCACGCTCTACAACTCGATCTTCCGGTTCGACGACGAGATGATCGTGAACAACCACGTCTACGGCGTCCCCGGCGCCCACGCCCCCAGCCTGCACCTGCGCAAGCTCGGAGCCGGTGACCTGTTCAGCACCTACGCCAAGAGCTTCACCGACGTGTGGGCCCTGTCGAGGCCGGCCGCATGGTGA
- a CDS encoding NUDIX hydrolase — translation MARTDHYHDPDAPKATSIVIAASAFVVDDSERLLMIRRTDSGKYALPGGRHELGETMTQTVIRETEEETGVTIEVTGLIGIYSNPHHVIEFSDGEVRQEFSICFRGRAVGGEPRPSDETTEALWVQRDQVAGLDVHPSIRLRIEHGYSSATEPHYT, via the coding sequence ATGGCGCGCACCGACCACTACCACGATCCCGACGCCCCGAAGGCGACCAGCATCGTCATCGCCGCGAGCGCGTTCGTCGTCGACGACTCCGAGCGCCTGCTGATGATCCGGCGCACCGACAGCGGCAAGTACGCGCTGCCCGGTGGGCGCCACGAGCTCGGCGAGACCATGACCCAGACCGTCATCCGCGAGACCGAAGAAGAGACCGGCGTGACCATCGAGGTCACCGGCCTGATCGGCATCTACTCCAACCCCCACCACGTCATCGAGTTCAGCGACGGGGAGGTCCGGCAGGAGTTCTCGATCTGCTTCCGCGGCCGAGCCGTCGGCGGGGAACCGCGACCGAGCGATGAGACCACCGAGGCACTGTGGGTCCAGCGCGACCAGGTCGCCGGACTCGACGTCCATCCATCCATCCGTCTCCGCATCGAGCACGGCTACTCGTCTGCTACTGAGCCGCACTACACCTGA